The sequence AAAATAATTCATTCTTAATTTTCAGTAAGAACgactattttttttagaaaaatattagactaatatttttagtattaaaaaaagagtttaattttaatgtaatgattgtgtaaaatattttacatagtcATGCAATTATAATCATTACTATTTACACGGccaatattaaaaatagttatttttgttaatatgaCATTATGTGATTGAATACACTATATAATAGTTTTACACTgataatgtatcaaaattaaatttatttaaaaataaaaattagttcAAAGATAAGATCAAAgtttaaaaaaattgtaattagtccaataattttattttattttgtttcttatacTATTCTCTAATCCGACAAgtcaataaataatttattgcGAATTGGTGGTTAATGAATTATTGTATATACAAGAGCAATGCAAACTCTGACATTTGTTAAGCAAATAATTAAATTAAggatcccgctagggagacaatggactatttgtacaatgtgtacaatgggctattgagttataaaatgaacatcccccatactatctagaataaccatccgtatcatgtcatgataccactcatcccaaaagtttcagcTGAAGGGAACAGGTAacattaatgattatatctctaatacttcataaacctccattgtacacattatataaatattccgttggctcctcatacttttccttaaattaattattcgaccaatttaattattttgttactaTATATATTGATTGATGAATACAAGTAATTAGCCTCCTTCAACACTTGAATTACgtagccttttttttttttatcatatgaaTTGGCTCGTCTTCAATCATAGTCATAGACATTACGAATTCACTCATACTACATTCACACACGAAATATTTATGAATTCCATTCATTACTCagccaaattttaaatttgaatgtaTTTATTGTAAGGTAAAAATAATGACCATTACACCAAAATCTTGGTACAATTACTTAGACATTTAGCCTCCTTGATCCCAAATATAGTCTAAAGTGGTGTGTGAAAAGCAAGGTGAAAATAATTGGGCTTATCAGTCAAGCCCACATTTGATTTGGTTCCGCACTTTAGCTagtgcaaatatatatataaaattaaattgaattaatttaGTAGTTAATTTATTAATTTGCTTAAATAAGTATTAAGGGTTTGTATGTTATCTTATGCATGTAATAATTCATTGGATAACAACAAACTCTTAAATAGAGTTTAGTAACGAGACggattaatatataattatatatatatatacttttcctTTATAATTCACATTTGATAATTAGGAAACCTTTGGCGTAGGAGTGAGAAATAAGAGACACTTGGCTCAAAATAGAAATGTTCGATTCGTGACCGGAATAATACTACATCAACTATATATATAGCACCCAAAAATAACATGACCTATATTAAAAGCATGCACAATATCCAACAGGAAACATACCAGTTTTCACTTTTAGTACTGCATCATGGTCTCTTTTTTCTAGTTTTACAATGTCCTCTGGGCGGTGGAAATAATTTCTAGCTAGTTAGGCATCCTATTTACACTTGTCACATGCCACATGCACTTTGAGAACCATAAACCCAAATCATTCAAATTCAACTATATAGACAACCTAAAAGTTTTCATTTAATAATAAGCAGCTATAAAATGGGTTGAATTCGTGATGTTTGTTCCACATACACACACATAGTGGCTCATCAAATGATGGCATTCCCATCAAGTTTTATTATGACATGTTTGGTTGTGATTTTCTTAGTGGCGGGAAGTGAGGCGGCTAAGTCTAATAATAAGGCGAGGGCTTTCTTTGTATTTGGAGACTCACTTGTTGATAGTGGCAACAACAACTATTTAGTGACAACTGCAAGAGCTGATTCCCCTCCTTATGGTATTGACTACCCAACTGGCAGACCAACTGGCCGTTTCTCCAACGGCCTCAACATTCCTGACCTTATTAGTTAAGTCTCCCATCTTTAAATACATTCACTTTTTTTACtatattattttcttaaaattaaaaatatttaaaataaaaaaatactgtagttatgtttaattaattttttaaattttttggaNNNNNNNNNNNNNNNNNNNNNNNNNNNNNNNNNNNNNNNNNNNNNNNNNNNNNNNNNNNNNNNNNNNNNNNNNNNNNNNNNNNNNNNNNNNNNNNNNNNNNNNNNNNNNNNNNNNNNNNNNNNNNNNNNNNNNNNNNNNNNNNNNNTGGACCTGGACCTGCAGATACTAAACTATACGAGTCTATGATTTATATATGCAGATCAAAAAGAAGAAAGCAGCATTCATTATCTAAACCTAATTGAAataacaaaaatttttttaaaaaagttttaaggatcagcacttttattaaaatttaacccgtatttaactataaaaaaaaagaatgtgtaatttcacactattaaatataatcttacactattaaaaatactaataataattaattaatgactaCAAATTATAAAATATGCTAATTTCTAACACTACTAAATATTCTCTACTAATAGATTTTCCTAACAAGCTTCCGTCTATTTACTAATTACTAATTGTATTCTATCTCTGATAACTATCGTTTACAACTGCATGCATGCAActtattttctcacttttgagctaagtattttaatttgaaaattaatcaTATATGACATGTGTTAATATTTTTATGGAAATGTTTGgtatcaaaaaaatatttaactaaaatcagttataatttattttatttaatatttatatatactaTGACAATTAATAAATGTTTTTGTTTCCGTAACGTTACCGTACTTTTAAAGATTTTACTAATAATAAAGTAACAAGTGcattaaagaaagcaaataatataaattttcttTATAAACCATATAATAAGATTATGATATTTTGGTGATATTGAATGCATAAACATCCTTCTTAACACTCATGAgaaagtttcaatttttaattaacTGTGTCCATTGACTTTCTCAGGTCAACAACTTGGCGCAGAGTCGGTGTTGCCGTACTTAAGTCCAGAGCTAAGGGGAGAGAAGCTTTTAAATGGTGCCAATTTTGCTTCCGCTGGAATTGGCATCCTTAATGACACTGGAGCTCAGTTTGTAAGTCATATAAACACGTGATTAAATATTAATCTAgctattagttaattaaaaatgaAGTGCTAACACTGTTAATGACTCAATATACAACTTGCAGTTAAATATAATTAGAATGTATagacaattggattattttggaGAATACCAGCGACGAGTGAGTGCTCAAATTGGAGCAGCACGAACTAAGACACTGGTGAATCAAGCATTGGTCTTAATCACTGTTGGTGGTAACGATTTTGTAAACAATTACTACTTGGTACCTTATTCTGCAAGGTCTCGCCAATATTCCCTTCCAGATTATGTCAAATTTCTCATTATAGAATACAGGAAACTCTTGCAGGTAATAAATGACTACTTTACAATGTATGTGTAATAACTTTTATTAGCTAGACAAATGAAATTATGATTTTGAATGCAGAGACTATATGATCTAGGAGCACGTAGAGTACTTGTGACAGGAACTGGACCATTAGGTTGCGTGCCAGCAGAACTAGCCATGCGTGGAACAAATGGGGGATGTTCTGCTGAACTTCAACGTGCTGCATCATTGTACAACCCTCAGCTAGTACATATGATCCAAGGACTCAACAAAAAAATTGGCAAAGATGTTTTCATTGCTGCAAATACCGGAGAAATGCACAATAATTTCGTTAATAACCCCAAAGCTTTTGGTAAAGTACCTATCCCATCATAATTATCTTGTATGTGGAATTTATTTTTGAGTTAGTCTTGGTGCAAATTATAACTCAGtctattaattaaatttagtgTGTATTTGTAACAATATATGACCGATTTTTTGTGTACACTTAATATAATTGAAGAAAATAAATCATTTTATTTATTCTGAAGGCACTTAAAAAAATCTCATATGctaatatatttttcaaaaaaaaattaagaatctaacagaatttattattttttgttagtatttttagcTATTAACCCAATTTATTTAGTTTAGCAATCTAATGATATAATTTGAGtccaaatttttaaatattattatctaattattgataaaaaaaaaaaatttgctagTCTTTTAGTATTTTTCATTTTTCGTTTAAGGCACCAATTATAATTGAGATTTATAATTATATCCCTATTGTTGGGCAGGGTTTACGACATCACAAATTGCTTGTTGTGGGCAAGGACCATACAATGGGATTGGGCTGTGCACATCACTTTCTAACCTATGTCCAAATAGAAACTTGTATGCTTTTTGGGATCCATTCCATCCATCTGAAAAGGCCAACAAACTAATTGTGCAACAAATTATGTCTGGTTCTACAAAATACATGAACCCCATGAACCTCAGCACAGTCCTGGCTTTGGATTCTACTTCTACCACATGATCTCCTTTCTTCTCTATATATGACGATATTTGTTTGGaattgtttatttttattaatttgtaATTGTATCaagttatttaatatttattgtgTCATGACTCTAATAGTCTTTATggttcaattcatcaataaactTTTCACAAGATATATATATTTGAGTATTTGACACACTAtgattttcttccatttttttaaTCATCAAATTCACTGGTGAAATTCATCATTGTGCAAGAGATATACATATTAAAGCTAGCTTTTTAGTATAAAGAGACATGCGAAAAGCTATCAAATTGTAATttcttttgattttgttttgttaTATAAATTgtgatattattaaaaataaaatatgattaTAAACTGATTATATGCTATAACTCGGTTATAGACATTACGAAtcaaaaattaatatttgatATGCCTGATATAGATCGATTATACGGTATAACTTGGCTATCAACATTACAGATCAGAAATTAATATTAATATCACATAAACCGTTTTCAaacatctttattttttattattagcaTGATTATAACTGATATAAGCTAAAGAAAAAGAGGTAAGCGACTAATCTGATAATTACTTTTTAAAATAGAGCTCTTTATTCACACACTAAATTGAGCGTTGGAGTGCCTTTTGTAGATACCCACCCTCCCTGTTCTCTTTGTGCCGAGATGTAACTCATCCCAACTAAAAGCTGAAAGATAGCCACTGGAAAACGAGCTATATCAGAGTGAGGCCATACAAGAATAAATTGGCGTCCACCGTGAGGCttagtttaaattttctttgagCTCCAAAACTATAACGTATACACATTGGCTGATCAACCTCCTCCAACGCCATCCGATCTTCTTCGGATGGTAACAGAGCTACAACAAGCTAATACGTGCATGGCAGAAGAAAATCAAAGAATAGCAAATCGGATAGCTGAACTTACCAATGTTCGGAtaactaataatgatgatcatcATGAACAATCAAATAACGAGGAAGAAAAATCTGATCCAACTTATGTTTCTAAAACTTAAGAACACGAGGGAGATCAACCAGCCAATGAAGAAGCAGACTCAGTCAATGCAGCTGGTCCATTTACTGCAGATGTCATGAACTTCCAATTGCCTAGAAACTTTGCACTACCAATGACTTTAACTCCTTATGATGTCTTAGGTGATCCAAAAAAGCACATCAAAAAATTTCGTTCTATGATAATAATAAACGGTGCTTCTGACCCTATTCTTTGTCGTTGTTTTTCCACTTTTTAGATATTCCTGCACTTGATTGATTTTTCGCTTTGCCTGTAGAATCTATTTCATGTTTTCAGAAACTATCTAAGCTATTTGAGGATCAATTTGCTGTATCTTCCATTTACTTGCATGATTCAGATTATCTAAGCATGGTCAAACAAGGACAACATGAAAATTTTTGAGATTATGCTATTCGATTCACAAAGGTGGCTATGAGCATTACAAACTTTCATCCAAAGGTACATCTACATGCTATTAAAAGCGGACTATGCCCAGAAAAGTTTCAAAAAACCATAGTTGTTGCCAAGCCGAGAACCTTAGCCTAGTTTCGGGAGAAAGGTCAAATGGAGATTGAAAAACTTTGACAAGCTCGGAGGTTGGAGAGAGGCAACCCTAGCAAGGACGATGATAAAGCTTGGGATAATAAGAAATCTTTTCGGTTAACACGTCATTATGATTCTTACACACAGTTTGAtactaaaagagaaaagaattatTATAGAAATTTTGAATGTCAAGCTTATTAAACCGCCAAGGAAGGCGGACACCTATCAAGATCTAGAAAACGTTGACAAGACAAAATATTGTGCTTTTCATGAGAAGCATGATCATACCACTGATGAGTGCGTGGTAGCAAAAGATCTTGCTAGAACAGTCAGCTCGACAAGAACATCTGGACAAATACATCGGTGGCCACATTCAAAGGTGCACGGGACATTCTACCGAACACTCTTCTACAGGACATGTTTTTTGTGAGAAAGATAAAATAGCTCATATCCAACCTAATCAACCTCGGGATGTTATTAATTGTATTATAGAGGATTTGTAGGTGGGGGTGTCTCCAATTTTGCTCAAAAACACACATACTGAGCTATGCTTTTGGTAGAGGGAGCTTTTGTTATTGCTCAACCTCCCCTATTGTTTCAAACATGGTATTCAAACCATCTAATTTTCACACAACAATAACTAACTTGgatgatccagtggtaatatCTATACAATTGGAAGATCTAATCGTTCAAAAAGTTCTTTTAGATCCAGGAAGTGGCGTAGATGTCCTCTTTTTTTCTACATTTCAGAAGATGAAATTAAGCAATCGCATCTTACAACCTTCTATTGGTGACTTAGTTGGTTTCTTGGGAGAACGTTTTCCTGTTTTGGGATCTGTGTGGTTACAAATCATATTGGGTGGGCATTCCTTATCTAAAATTTTGTATATTCAATATCTTCTTGTTAATTGCTATAGTCCTTATAGCTTAGTACTTGGTCAtccttttttaaataaatttggtGCCATAGTTTTCACAA is a genomic window of Arachis ipaensis cultivar K30076 chromosome B06, Araip1.1, whole genome shotgun sequence containing:
- the LOC107647984 gene encoding GDSL esterase/lipase At5g18430; the protein is MMAFPSSFIMTCLVVIFLVAGSEAAKSNNKARAFFVFGDSLVDSGNNNYLVTTARADSPPYGIDYPTGRPTGRFSNGLNIPDLISQQLGAESVLPYLSPELRGEKLLNGANFASAGIGILNDTGAQFLNIIRMYRQLDYFGEYQRRVSAQIGAARTKTLVNQALVLITVGGNDFVNNYYLVPYSARSRQYSLPDYVKFLIIEYRKLLQRLYDLGARRVLVTGTGPLGCVPAELAMRGTNGGCSAELQRAASLYNPQLVHMIQGLNKKIGKDVFIAANTGEMHNNFVNNPKAFGFTTSQIACCGQGPYNGIGLCTSLSNLCPNRNLYAFWDPFHPSEKANKLIVQQIMSGSTKYMNPMNLSTVLALDSTSTT